The sequence TGATGGCGCCGCTCAAGCCGACGGCCGGATCCATGCCCTGGCATGGATGTTGTTTTCTTGCCTTGCCAAGGCTCCCCCACAACGAGCCCCGTTCACTGAGGAGATGCAATGACCCCGCAAGAAGTACTGAAGCTGATCAAGGAGAAGGAAGTCCGCTACGTCGATCTGCGTTTCGCCGACACCAAGGGTAAGGAACAGCACGTGACGATTCCCGCCAGCTCCGTCACCGAGGACATCTTTGAGGACGGCAAGATGTTCGACGGATCGTCCATCGCCGGCTGGAAGAGCATCAACGAGTCCGACATGATCCTGTTGCCCGATCCCAGCACGGCGGTCATGGATCCCTTCTTCGAAGATCCCACCCTGATCCTTCGCTGCGACATCATCGAGCCCGCCGACATGCAGGGCTACGAGCGCGATCCCCGCTCCCTCGCCAAACGCGCGGAAGCCTATATGAGGTCCACGGGGCTCGCCGACACCGTGTTGTTCGGTCCGGAGAACGAGTTCTTCGTGTTCGACGACGTACGCTGGGGTGCCACCATGCAGGGCGCCTTCTACAAAGTCGATTCCGACGAAGCCGGCTGGAACTCCGAGAAGGTCTACGAAGACGGCAACATCGGCCATCGTCCCGGGGTGAAGGGGGGCTATTTCCCGGTACCGCCGGTGGATTCCCTGCAGGATCTCCGTTCTGCGATCTGCAATACGCTGGAGGAGATGGGCCTTTCGGTCGAGGTCCATCACCACGAGGTCGCCACCGCCGGACAGTGCGAGATCGGCGTGAAGTGCGGCACCTTGGTCAAAAAGGCCGACGAGGTGCTGATCCTCAAATACGTGGTGCAGAACGTCGCCCACTCCTTCGGTAAGACCGCCACCTTCATGCCCAAGCCGCTGGTCGGCGACAACGGCAATGGCATGCACGTGCATCAATCCCTTGCCAAGGATGGCGTGAACCTATTCACCGGGGATCTGTACGGGGGCCTATCCGAAACCGCGCTCTTCTATATTGGCGGCATCATCAAGCATGCCCGGGCCCTGAACGCCTTCTGCAACGCCTCCACCAACAGCTACAAGCGGCTGGTGCCCGGCTTCGAAGCGCCGGTCATGCTGGCCTATTCGTCCCGCAACCGGTCTGCCTCGATCCGCGTTCCCTATGTACAGAATCCCAAGGCCCGCCGCATCGAAGTCCGCTTCCCGGATTCCAGCGCCAATCCCTATCTGGCTTTCTCTGCCATGTTGATGGCGGGGCTGGACGGCATCCAGAACAAAATCCATCCCGGCGACGCCATGGACAAGGACCTTTACGACCTGCCGCCGGAAGAGGAGCGGGAGATTCCGCAGGTTTGCTATTCCTTCGACCAGGCGCTAGAAGCGCTCTCCCAAGATCGCGAATTCCTGACCCGGGGCGGGGTGTTCACCGATGGGATGATCGATGCCTACATCGCCTTGAAGATGCAGGACGTGACCCGCCTGCGCATGAGTACCCACCCGGTGGAATACGATATGTATTACAGCCTCTGAGCGGCGGTTTTCAGCCTTCCTTCGACGCCCCCTACGCGGGGCGTTTTTGTTGCTCTTCGAGACGCACTAAAATGGTGCGCACGCTTTGCATGGCTTCATGCCGCCCCGCCGGCGAGGCTTGCCTGGGACATGGGCTGGGTCCGCGGCCTGTGGATTTCCTCCATCCTTTGGCCCTGATTTTGCCTCAAAATCCGCAATGGACTACGACGCCCCTCTGCTGCATCAGCGCATCCTGGATCATCTGATCGATGCCGTGCTGCTGTTCGATCCGTCCTGCCGCTTGGTGTACATCAACATGGCGGGCGAGATGTTACTGGCAGTCAGCGCCCGGCAGGTATTGGGCTTGCGCGCCGAGGAAATCTTCTTCCTCCACGACAAGACCATCGAAAAGGACTTGCAACGCACCTTGCAGCATGCCGAATCCCTGACCAAACGGAACCTTCTTTTGGGGTTGCCTTCCCAGCCCATCACCGTGAATCTGACCATCACACCCATGATGGAGCAGGACAAGCGGGTGGCCGCCCTGGTGCAGATCGAGCAAGTCGACCGCCACCTGCGCATCTCCATGGAGGAGCAACTGCTGGCGCAACAGAATGCCGCGCGCATGCTGTTCCGCGGCCTGGCCCACGAAATCAAGAATCCCCTGGGCGGGCTCAGGGGGGCTGCGCAATTGCTGGAACGGGAATTGCCCAACGACGAGCTGCGCGAGTACACCCAGATCATCATGGAAGAATCCGACCGCCTGCAGGCGCTGGTGGACCGCATGCTGGCCCCCAACAAACCGCCCCGGAAAAGCCGCCTCAACATTCACCGGGTCCTGGAACGGGTACGCCAGCTGGTGCAGGTGGAGGCCCCGCCGGGGGTGGTCATCGAGCGGGACTACGATCCCAGCATTCCGGCCATTAACGGCGATGGCGACCAGCTCATCCAGGCGATCCTGAACATCCTGCGCAATGCCGCCCAGGCCGTGGGGCAGAAGGGGCGGATCGTGATCCGCACCCGCATCCACCGGCAGGTGACCATCGGCCGCCGGCGCAACCGCATGGCGGTCAAGATCGACATCATCGACGACGGCCCTGGCATCAAGCCGGAACTGCTCAGCCAGATCTTCTACCCGATGGTCAGCGGGCGCGCCGACGGTACCGGGCTGGGCTTGTCCATCGCCCAATCCCTGATCAATCAGCACGGCGGGTTGGTGGAATGCACCAGTGCGCCGGGCAATACGGTGTTTTCCATTTTCTTGCCCCTGGAGAAGGACCATGACTAGCTCCGCCCAAGTCTGGGTGGTCGACGACGATCGTTCGATACGTTGGGTGCTCGAAAAAGCCCTGCAGAGGGCTTCCATCGAGGCGCGCTGTTTCGCCAACGCGGGGGGATTGCTAGAGGCGCTGGAGCGGGGAAAGCCGGACGCCATCGTCACGGACATCCGGATGCCCGGTATCGACGGCCTGGAATTGCTCAAGCAGCTGCAGGAGAAATGCCCGCAGTTGCCGGTCATCATCATGACCGCCCACTCGGACCTGGAGAGCGCCGTGTCGGCCTTCCACGGCGGCGCTTTCGAATATCTGCCCAAACCTTTCGACGTGGACGACGCCGTGGATCTGGTCCGGCGCGCCTGTGCCCAAGCCCAGCGCAAGCGCCAGGAGCAGGCGGCGCCCCCGGGTCCCGAGAAGACGCCGGAAATCATCGGCGAGGCGCCGGCCATGCAGGAGGTCTTCCGCGCCATCGCCCGGCTGGCCCGCTCCCACATTACGGTGCTGATCAACGGCGAGTCCGGCACCGGCAAGGAGCTGGTGGCCCGGGCTCTGCACCGCCACAGCCCGCGGGCCGACAAGCCCTTCATTGCCCTCAACATGGCCGCCATTCCCCGCGATCTCCTGGAATCGGAGCTGTTTGGCCACGAACGGGGTGCCTTCACCGGCGCCCAGGCCCGCAGGATCGGACGCTTCGAGCAGGCCGATGGCGGCACCCTGTTCTTGGATGAAATCGGCGACATGCCGGCGGATCTGCAAACCCGCTTGCTGCGGGTGCTGGCCGACGGCGAGTTCTTTCCGGTGGGCGCCCACGCACCGGTGAAGGTGAACGTGCGCATCATCGCCGCCACCCACCAGCAACTGGACGCCCTGGTCGCCCAAGGGCGGTTCCGCGAGGACTTGTACCATCGCCTCAACGTGATCCGGATCCACCTCCCGCCCCTGCGGGAACGGCGCCAGGACGTGCCACTGCTACTCCGCCACTTCCTCAAGGAAGCCAGCCTGGAGCTGAACGTGGAGCCCAAGATTCTGCTGCCGGAGGTGGAGGCTTATCTGTGCCAGCTGGATTGGCCCGGCAATGTCCGGCAACTGGAAAACACCTGCCGCTGGATCACGGTGATGGCGGCGGGGAAGGAAGTGCACCTGGACGACCTGCCGCCGGAATTGCTGCAGGTCAAGGCGGCGCCAGCGGCGGCCGCCAGCGACGGTTGGGAGGAGGCGTTCCGGCAATGGGTGGACCAGCGCCTGAAGCGGGGCGACCGCAACATCGCCAAGGAGGCCATCGAATCCGCCGAGGGTATTCTGATTACCACCGCCTTGCAGGCGACCCGGGGCCGCCGCCAGGAAGCGGCCAAGCTCCTGGGCTACGGCCGGAACACCTTGACCCGGAAGATCGCGGAACTCCGCTTGGAGGTGTAACATGACGGGGGTGATGTCTTACCGGGGCCGGTGCGTTCAGGCACGGCCCGTCGACGCGGTCGACCCAACGCGATCCACTTCCGGCCATCCCTCAGGGTAACTGGAATCGCGGCCTCGGAAGGGCGCCGAGCCCCGGCCACCGGTTTTGATGGTCCAGCGATCAACCGCCCGTTAAGGATGCCGCCATGCCCAGCCAAAGCGCCGCGAACTCTGCTCTTTTGGCCGACTTGCCCCCCCTCGGCCTAACGCCCGAGGACCTCGCCTCGGACATCCGCCGCCATTTCGTCTACACCCTCGGCCGGGATCGGTTGGGCGAATCTCCCCACTATGCCTACATGGCCCTGGCCCTGGCGGTGCGCGACCGGCTGATGGAACGCTGGAAGAACACCCAGGAGGCCTATCGCCGGGCCGACTGCCGGAAGGCTTATTACCTGTCCCTGGAGTTTTTGATGGGGCGCACCTTGAGCAACGCCATGCTCAATCTCGGCATCACCGACGCGGCTACCCGGGCGCTTAACGGGCTCGGCCTGAGGCTCGAGGAAATTCTGGACAGCGAGCACGACGCCGGCCTCGGCAACGGTGGCCTCGGGCGGCTTGCGGCCTGCTTCATGGATAGCTGTGCCACCCTGCAGCTGCCGGTCATGGGCTATGGCATCCGCTATGAATACGGCATGTTCCGCCAGACCATCGAGAACGGCGAGCAGGTGGAGGAGCCTGACCATTGGCTCAGGAACGGCCATGTCTGGGAGCTGGAGCGGCCGGAACTGACGGTGCGGGTGCGCTTCGGCGGGCATACCGACCCGGGCAGCCAACACGGCCGCTGGGTGGACACCCAGGAGGTGCTGGCGGTGCCCTACGATATTCCCATTCCGGGCTACCGGAACGGCACGGTCAATACCCTGAGGCTCTGGAAGGCGGCGGCCACCGACGAATTCGGCCTCAACGAGTTCAACGCCGGCGATTATACGGAAGCGGTTCGCTCCAAGAACCTGGCGGAAAACATCACCATGGTGCTGTACCCCAATGACGCCAGCGAGAATGGCAAGGAGCTGCGCCTGCGTCAGCAGTATTTCCTGGCCTCGGCGAGCCTCCAGGACGTGGTCCGCCAATGGGTGGCGATACATGGCGAGGATTTCAGCCGGTTCGCCGAGCAGCACTGCTTTCAGCTGAACGATACCCACCCGAGCATCGCGGTGGCGGAGCTGATGCGGCTGCTCGTGGACGAGCACCACCTGCCCTGGGAGGAGGCATGGAGCATCACCACCCGGACCATGGCCTACACCAACCACACCCTGCTGCCGGAAGCCTTGGAGCGCTGGCCGGTGCGGCTGTTCCGGCAATTGCTGCCGAGGCTCCTGGAGATCATCTTTGAGATCAACGCCCGCTTCCTGGGGGAAGTGGCCGCACGCTGGCCCGGCGACCTGGACCGGCTGAGCCGCATGTCGCTCATCGAAGAAGGCTGGCAACAGCAGGTGCGGATGGCCTTCCTCGCCATCGTCGGCAGCTTCTCCGTCAACGGTGTGGCGGAACTGCACTCGAATTTGCTGAAGCAGGGCCTGTTCCGCGACTTCTACCAGCTGTGGCCGCACAAGTTCAACAACAAGACCAACGGCATCACCCCGCGCCGTTGGCTGGCCGCCTGCAATCCCGGCCTGGCGGCCTTGGTCACGGAAGCCATCGGCCCCGGCTGGGTGACGGACCTGAGCCAGCTCGCCCGGTTGGCGCCCTATGCCGACGATGCCGGGTTCCGGGAGCGCTGGCGGGCCGTCAAGCGGGCCAACAAGGAACGCCTACTGGCCTACAAGCAGGCCGAGCTGGGCCTGTGGATCGACCCGCAGGCGCTGTTTGACACCCAGGTCAAGCGCATCCACGAGTACAAGCGCCAATTGCTCAACGTGTTGCACGTGATCCATCTGTACGACCGCCTCCTGCGGGGCGATACGCAAGACTGGACCCCGCGCTGCGTGATGTTTGGCGGCAAAGCGGCGCCGGGCTATGCCATGGCCAAGCGGATCATCAAGCTGATCAACAATGTCGCCGCGGTCATCAATCGCGATCCGGTGGTCGGGGACCGGCTCAAGGTGGCCTTCCTGCGCGACTACCGGGTCTCGGCCATGGAGATCATCTGCCCCGGCACCGACCTCTCCGAGCAGATTTCCACCGCCGGCAAGGAAGCCTCGGGCACCGGCAACATGAAGTTCATGCTCAATGGCGCCCTGACCATCGGCACCTTGGACGGGGCCAACATCGAGATCCGCGAAGAGGTGGGCGCCGACAATTTCTTCCTGTTTGGTCTCACCGCGGAGGAAGTGGAAGACCTGCGCCGCCACTACGATCCGGTGTCGATCATCGAACAGCACGAGGATCTCCGGCGGGTCATGGATTTGTTGGAATCGGGGGTGTTCAATCGCGACGAGCCGGGCATCTTCGACTCCATCATCGGTTCCATCCGCAGCCCCTGGGATCCCTGGATGACCGCCGCCGACTTTCCCAGCTATGTAGAGGCGCAACGGCGCGCGGCGGCAGTGTTCCGCGACCAGGAGCAGTGGACGCGGATGAGCATCCTCAACTGTGCCGCCAGCGGGAAGTTCTCCACCGACCGCACCATCGCCGAGTACAACCGCGACATCTGGAAGCTGGAGCCGGTGCGGCCCCTTAGCTGAACGTGTTCCACATCGTCCTCTACCAGCCCGAGATACCGCCCAATACCGGCAACATCATCCGCCTGTGCGTCAACGCCGGGGCCAGCCTGCACCTCATCCGGCCGTTGGGGTTCACCCTCGACGACGCGCGCCTGCGCCGGGCCGGGCTGGACTACCGGGAATGGGCCACAGTGCGGGCCTATGGAGACCTGGACGAATTCCTCCGGAGCGTGGCGCCGGAGCGGATCTACGCCTTCACCACCCGGGGGCGGCGCTGCTATGCGGAGGCTACCTTTCGACCCGGCGATGCGCTACTGTTCGGGCCCGAAACCCGGGGTCTTCCCGCCGCGCTGCTGGAGGCCGTGCCAGAGGCTCAGCGCCTCTACCTGCCGATGCAGCCGGGAAGCCGCAGCCTGAATCTTTCCAACGCGGTAGCCCTGTCCCTTTACGAAGCGTGGCGGCAAAACGGCTTCGCCGGAGCGGCGGAGGTCAGTGCCACAGCGCCCAGTGCCCGGTAGCCAGCACCCACAGGGCTAACAGCAGATTGGTCACCGCGTGGGCGGCCACCGCGTCGGCCAGGTTGCCGCGCAGACGTAAGGCCGCCGCGTAGACCATGCCAGCCAGGGTGGCGGCCATCCAGCGTTGGTGAAGCAGGCCGAAGGCCACCGAGGACAGCAGGAACGACGGCCAGGTGAACCGCCCCGCGCCGGGTGCGCCGAGCTCGGCCCCGGCCAGCCGGCGCAGGAGATAGCCACGGAAGGCCAGCTCTTCGGCGAGCGGAACCACCAGCGCCGAGCCCAGTACGCGGAAGCTCAGCCAGGCCGCCCGCTGGACTTCCGGGAGGCGCTCCAAGGCCGCGCCGAGCGGCGAAGGGTTATCCGGGTCCGGTTCCAACAGGATCCAGGCCGCGAACGCCAGGGCGCCGAGCAGCAGCGCCGGCCAGGAGCAGCGCCAATCCCAGCTTTGGTACACCCGGCGGTAGTGCCACAGGGCAAGCGCCGCAAACAGTGGGCGCAGGGGATAGAGCCAGTGCACATCCGCGCTGAGGGCCGCGGTCCCCATCGTCGCGGCCAGCAGTACCAAAAAGGGCACCAGCAGGGCCGGCACCGCCCGCGGCAGGGCGGCTTGCGCACCGACCGCGGGTAGCCGGGCGAAGAGGGCGACCCGCCCGGCCAGGGTGATCAGTCCCACGGCCACCAGGGCGAAGGCGATCCAGCCGGCCTGGGAGTGGAAGCCGCCTAGGGCCAGGGCGCTGGAATAGGACGTGCCGAGGGCGATCAGGGCGGAGATGCGGACCGTGTTGGCCAGCCAGATGACCGCCGCCCCCAGCGGGAACAGCAGCCAAGCCTGGGGAAAGCGCAGCCGGCCCCGGAACAGCCACAGGTACAGGGCCAGGAACACCGTAATGAGGCCGATGCCTTCGTAGCCGGAGCATTCCGGGGCGATGCGGACCAGGAAATGGGGGGTTCCCAGGATGTGGTCGACCCGGTCGTAGAGCACGTCGTCGTAGAACAGCCCGAGCAGGCCCTTGGACAGCCAAAAGGTGCCCTGTGCCAGGGGGCGCCACAGGCTCTGGGCCAGTTCCCCAAGACCCCAGGCCAGAAGTCCCGCCGAGAGTGCCACCAGCGTCGCCCGCCGCTCCCGTACCACCAGTCCAAACCAGAACCCCGGGGGCGCCAGGGCCAGCAGCCACGCCAGTAGGAGTGCCGCCCCCAGCGCTAGCCAGGCCACCGTGGTCCAGACGCTGGGGGCAGCGCCGGGCGGTGCGGCGGTGAAGACGGCCAGGGTCTGGGCATAGAAGGCACTGAACAGAGCGAGATGGAGACCCAGCCACGGCAGCCACGGACGGGTGGAAGGAGTGCGTGGGAGGGGAGCGCCAAAGGCCGCCCGCCGCGGCCACAGGAGCAGCAGGAATGCCGCCGCCGCAGCCAGGCCGATTCGCAGCGCAGCCGGGAGGTACTGAGCGACCTGGCTCCAAGGATGGGCGCCGGTGGAGAGCGACGCAGTGTCGAAGCGGACCGACAGGAACAGTAGCTCGCCGCCCAGGAGGGCCAGCAGGAACCCAGAACGGCGCCCCAGGGGTTTTAGGAGGCGATAGGTCGCGGCGTGCACGGGCGTGGCCTGGGCTGGAAAAATGCGGACGCCCGGGCCGACCCTTTGGTCGGCGCGGACGCACCCGGAAGCTCGAGCAGAACCGCGCTCAGTCCTGCGGGCGGCGCCGGCGCTCGCCGTTCAGCGCCAGCATCCCGGCCAGCAGCGTCAGGGCGCCGGTGCCTGCCACGGCGTCGATTTCCGGCACCGGGGTAGTAGCCTCGTGATAGGTGTAGACCACGTCCGCCCTGGCGCTGCCCAGCCAGGTGGTGACTTCGGTGAGAAGGCCACCGGACAGGGTGCCAGAGGCTGTGCCCAGCGCCAACAGGTCGATGGCGAAATGGCCGGGTCCCTGGTAATAGGCAAGGCCCAAAGAATTGAGCAAGGTAACCGCGCTGTTGGACGATATGCCGGCATCGAAGCCCGAGCTCCCCGCAAAATCGAGGGTGCCGTCGAAGGTCTTCAGGTCGATGTTGTAGACCGGGCCATTGAGATCGACCTTACCGCCCGGCGTCACATTGGTGCCGCCAATTTGGGCGATTTCGGTCACGGTGAGTTGCCGGGTACCGGAGGCGACGGCGGTTGGGCTGGTGTTCTCGATCTTATAGGAGAACTGAGCGCCGCTATAAAGGTGTACCTCCACGCTGTCCAAGATTTGACCGGGCAGGTCGAACTTGGGCAGCAGCAGCGACCCCACGGGGGAGAACGGGGAGGGCGGGGTAAAACCCGGCGTGATCCAATTGGTGGTGGTCAACGGGATGGTGGTGGGATTGTTGATCCCAGCGCCCGGATAGGCAGTATCGGTGTCATAGGTGATGGTGCCGGCCACGGCCACGCTGCCGAGTAACGCACCGGCGACCACCAATGCCAGTTGTTTCATGTCGAGGGCTCCAGTTGGTCCAGAATGGGGGATAAGAAGCCTTTGGTAGGCTCGCGTCCGTAGATGGCGCGAAGGGGATGGTCGCATCGAGGCGCCACGCGTTCGCTCCGCGAGCCCCTCAAGCAGTCATCGTGCCATGCTTGGATTGTCTTTATCGGTCAACCGGATAGATGAGAATGTCGCAGTGTTGGCGTCGCTATGTAAAAAAAATCTACAGGCCGCTGGGCCACGGCCGGGCTGAGCGCGTTCGCACGGAAGCCAAGGGAATCGAAATGTTATCCGTAAAATCAATGCAATAAGCTTCGGCAGTGGCGCTGTCGGCGCGAGGGTCGGAGCTCAATGCGTAAATTTTTTCGACAGGCTTGTCTTGTCCTATGGCGGGACTGTAAGCCCAGGAGGCGCTTTTCGCTTGACACTATGGGCTATCCGGGCCCGTGCCAGCTGTTATGAAAACCTTACGCTCCCAGGTTCGGATCGGGGGCCGTCGAGGTCTTTGGGTCCCAGGCTGCGGCGGCGCGGATGGGTTAGAATGCGTGGGTGGCCGGGGTCGCCCCGGTTCGGCGACTGACCATGGGGAAACTATGCAGAAGGGCACGTTATTCGTCGTTTCGGCCCCCTCTGGGGCCGGTAAGACCAGCCTGGTGAGGGCGCTGCGGGAAACCTTGGAGGGCTTAGTGGTTTCGGTTTCCCACACCACGCGACCGCGGCGGCCGGGGGAGGAGGACGGGCGGGATTATTTCTTCGTGAGCCGCCCGGAGTTCGAGCGCATGATCGAGGCTGAAGCGTTCCTGGAGCATGCCCGGGTCTTCGACCACTACTACGGAACCGCCCGGTCCACCGCGGAGACCGGCTTGGCCGCGGGCCAGGACGTGCTCCTGGAGATCGACTGGCAAGGCGCTCGGCAGGTGCGGGCACGGATGCCCGAGTGCGTTTCCATCTTCATTCTTCCGCCGTCCCGGCAGAGCCTGGAAGAGCGCCTCACCGCCCGCGGCCAGGACCCCCGGGACACCATCGCCCGCCGGATGCGGGATGCCATCTCGGAGATGTCCCACTACGACGAATACGACTATCTGGTAGTGAACGACGCCTTCGATTGCGCCCTCGCCGAGCTGCGCAGCATCATCATGGCCCAGCGCCTGCGCCTGTCGCGCCAGAGGGAAAAGTACCGAGACGTGATCGCCGGGCTATTGGGCTGACCTGACGGCCGATTATCCCCGGTGAGCCGCCTACGGGACGGCGCCGGGCAACGCTGTTGCTTGCTTTCCACCCCCCTTTTTCGTACCAGCCGGGTTTCCCTGCGCGTGGCGGGGGACCGTTCGCCTACGCTCACGACGGCTACCGTCATCGGAATGAAAACGGACGGTAACGTGCCGTTTACCTGTTTGTAACAAATCCTCTTTAGGCTACGCGCACTCCTTGGATGAGGTGTCCAGAAGCGCTGACGCACGGATGGGTGCGTCCTTGTCTGCTCGGAACGGCTCGCCCGACATTGATAGAACGCCGGCGTGTGACGGTCGGCACGGCAAGAGAAGAACAATCCTCCTCCACCTTCGAGGCCTATACCACCATGAAGAAACTGCAAGCGATACTGCTGGGCGCGGCCCTCGCGGGGACCCACCCGGTCCACGCGTTGATCAACGACGGCAAGTTCGGGGAACCGGGCGAGCTGTTCGTTTCGATCTACGATGAAGCAGGGCAGCAGTCCTATTACAAGGATCTGGGCGTCAACGTGGCACAGTTCCTGGCGGGTCAGGGCTGTATCCCGGGAAATTTGGCCCAGGATCCCAACTACGCAAAATTCCTCAATAAGCCAGGGTTGGCGTACAACGTTGCGGCGGTCAACCCGCTGGCGAGCGACCGCAGCAACATCACCACCTGGGGTTATCTCGCCACGTCCTCGCAAGGGGCCTCCATCTTCAATGCCGCCTGGAACGCAATCGACAACACTAAGCAAAAGATTCAAGCCTATATCGGCTATCTGAACGTGGACGCCTTCACCAACGCGCCCGGGCAGGCCAGCCAAAACCTTTCCGGCGTGTTCGGCCCGAGTGACCCAGGCTATCACGGCAGTCCCATTTGGGGCGCCACCATGGGGCACAGCGTTGCCGGGAGTACGGAAGGGGCTCTTGACCAGCCGCTGGAATTCTACTTCGTCAATAACTCCACCGGCGACGACAAAGGCAAGCAGGTGACCAAGCTCGGCACCTGGACCCTGTCCAGCGCGGGGCAATTGAGTTACGCGGGTACCGGTACCACCACCATCTGTACCGGGACTGGCCCAGGCGGCGGCGGTCAACCTCCGGGCGGTGGCGGGCAACCTCCTGGCGGCGGTCAACCCCCGGGCGGTGGGCAACAGCCGCCGGTGGGACCCTACATCAAGATCAATGCTCCCCAGCTATGGAAGGTCAAGCAGAAGCAAACCATTGCTTGGACCAGTCAGGACGTCCCGCCGAAAACCATCGTCAATGTCAAGTTTTCCAAGAACGGCGTAAGCAGGTTCAAGCTGATCAAGCATGCGCCCAACCGGCGAGGTGCCGTGGTATGGAAACCGGCCAAGTCCCAAGCCACTCAGCAGGGCGCGCTTCAGCTATGCGTCAGCTTCAAGCCCAGCAAGAAGGCGAAAAAGCTGCGCCTCTGTGACCAGATGAACATTACCGTGGAGCGCTAATCCGGTCGGCGGCCTTTCCCAGCGGGCCGCCTAGCTCCCGACAACCCATACTTCCACTAACGCTCGGAGACTGATCATGAAGCTGAATCGAATCTTTGCTGCCATCGCGGCGTTGCACTGCGGCTCGGCCTTGGCGCTCCCGCCCACCGAGACTCCCGACATCGAAATCTACATGGCCGGTTCAACCGGTCAGGACTTTAATCTTGAGCTGTTGTTCGATGACTTGTGCGTAGCCGGAACCTTGGATACCTATTACGATGGCCCGACCGGCTCGGCCGGCACTCAGCACCGGGCTTATTTCTGTAATCTGGATACGTCGAAGGTGAGTGGCTTGTCTACCACCACTCCCAAAGTGCTGCTGCACAAGACCAGTGTGAGCGGTGGCAAGGGCGGATCCGGGCTGGGAGTCAATCCGGTCATGCTAAAACAGCCATTGGATGCCATGTCCATAAAAAACAACAACTGCCAGCAGCCGGTCAACGGTGAAAAATTCTGGCGGTGCCGTATCACCAACCCAGGCGATATCATCCAACAGGTCCCCGATGCCGGTATCTCGGACGTCAACCCGGAGATGTTCACTGGCCCCAACACGCCGCAAGGCGTGGCTCCAGTGGACGCCGCCAAGGTGGCTAAGTTGCTTGAAGTGCATTCTGGTGGCGCCCTGGTATTCAATACCCCGGTCACGCTGAAACTGCGCAATGCCCTGCAGGCGGCGCAGCTGTTCTCCGGCGATCTCCCAGCCGATTGCACCGTAGGTAATGAGACGGCCCGTTGCATGCCGTCCCTCAATAGGGAATTGCTCGCCAGCATCTTTACTGGCCAGATTGGGAGCTGGGACAAGGTCAAGGCGGTGAAGGCGGACGGTAGCTCCAAGGCATTGACGGACTTCGG is a genomic window of Candidatus Methylocalor cossyra containing:
- the xrtE gene encoding exosortase E/protease, VPEID-CTERM system, with the protein product MHAATYRLLKPLGRRSGFLLALLGGELLFLSVRFDTASLSTGAHPWSQVAQYLPAALRIGLAAAAAFLLLLWPRRAAFGAPLPRTPSTRPWLPWLGLHLALFSAFYAQTLAVFTAAPPGAAPSVWTTVAWLALGAALLLAWLLALAPPGFWFGLVVRERRATLVALSAGLLAWGLGELAQSLWRPLAQGTFWLSKGLLGLFYDDVLYDRVDHILGTPHFLVRIAPECSGYEGIGLITVFLALYLWLFRGRLRFPQAWLLFPLGAAVIWLANTVRISALIALGTSYSSALALGGFHSQAGWIAFALVAVGLITLAGRVALFARLPAVGAQAALPRAVPALLVPFLVLLAATMGTAALSADVHWLYPLRPLFAALALWHYRRVYQSWDWRCSWPALLLGALAFAAWILLEPDPDNPSPLGAALERLPEVQRAAWLSFRVLGSALVVPLAEELAFRGYLLRRLAGAELGAPGAGRFTWPSFLLSSVAFGLLHQRWMAATLAGMVYAAALRLRGNLADAVAAHAVTNLLLALWVLATGHWALWH
- a CDS encoding VPEID-CTERM sorting domain-containing protein, with the translated sequence MKQLALVVAGALLGSVAVAGTITYDTDTAYPGAGINNPTTIPLTTTNWITPGFTPPSPFSPVGSLLLPKFDLPGQILDSVEVHLYSGAQFSYKIENTSPTAVASGTRQLTVTEIAQIGGTNVTPGGKVDLNGPVYNIDLKTFDGTLDFAGSSGFDAGISSNSAVTLLNSLGLAYYQGPGHFAIDLLALGTASGTLSGGLLTEVTTWLGSARADVVYTYHEATTPVPEIDAVAGTGALTLLAGMLALNGERRRRPQD
- the gmk gene encoding guanylate kinase, with the translated sequence MQKGTLFVVSAPSGAGKTSLVRALRETLEGLVVSVSHTTRPRRPGEEDGRDYFFVSRPEFERMIEAEAFLEHARVFDHYYGTARSTAETGLAAGQDVLLEIDWQGARQVRARMPECVSIFILPPSRQSLEERLTARGQDPRDTIARRMRDAISEMSHYDEYDYLVVNDAFDCALAELRSIIMAQRLRLSRQREKYRDVIAGLLG
- a CDS encoding PKD domain-containing protein, which gives rise to MTVGTAREEQSSSTFEAYTTMKKLQAILLGAALAGTHPVHALINDGKFGEPGELFVSIYDEAGQQSYYKDLGVNVAQFLAGQGCIPGNLAQDPNYAKFLNKPGLAYNVAAVNPLASDRSNITTWGYLATSSQGASIFNAAWNAIDNTKQKIQAYIGYLNVDAFTNAPGQASQNLSGVFGPSDPGYHGSPIWGATMGHSVAGSTEGALDQPLEFYFVNNSTGDDKGKQVTKLGTWTLSSAGQLSYAGTGTTTICTGTGPGGGGQPPGGGGQPPGGGQPPGGGQQPPVGPYIKINAPQLWKVKQKQTIAWTSQDVPPKTIVNVKFSKNGVSRFKLIKHAPNRRGAVVWKPAKSQATQQGALQLCVSFKPSKKAKKLRLCDQMNITVER